The DNA region CGCAATATCAACAATAACACACCTTCGCACATGCTTCCCGAAGTCCATGGTAAACAAACACATTTGAATTTGTCGCCATCTTCTATACATGAGCCACCATTCATGCAAGGATTTGGCAGGCATACTCGATCTAAATATAAGACGTTGTTTTTTAACCGATATATCTTGGCTCCAAGGAAGTaactagtttttttaaataggaAACATGCTAGATATACTTTTGGGGCAGTTTAACACctgacattaaaaaaacaaaagttcgTTATGTAGGTCTTTTTTTAGGTCTCATTGGGATATGAGACCTAAAAAGTAATAACTTGAAACTTCCCAGCTTTTTTTCAAACCTTCattacagaaataattttttaagcacTATGGAATTTCTGTAAGGAGTAGAGTCAACTAGTTCGTGGTTGttttagaattttaataaaatgctgCAAACCTAGATTTTCTAgtgagaaaaacaacaaaccTTGACATGTAGGTCCACTGAATCCATTTGCACATGTACattcaaattttgtttcagcTTCTCGACAAATGCCACCATTCATGCATGGGTTCATGTGGCAATAACTatgttctgtaaaatacacaaaGTACTTACTTATAACTGATATATCTTTGACTTTGCAAAAAACTTTGAAATTGAATTTTATAGTATTTGTAACGGTTATTTTAcgcgaataaaaaaataaaatgaaacgtATACAGGAGAACATTGTTTAAACTCAAGAAACCATCGTAGGAAAGAAGCTTAAGTGAGAATTTGTTATCCCTATACTTACTTTCGCAAATGGTTCCCCTAAATGGTGTCAAACACTCACAAGAAAATCTTCCTTCTCCAGATTCTTGAATACATGTTCCAGAATTTTTGCAAGGATTGGGTGAACAATTATTAAGCTCTGTTGATAAAAAAGTATGTTAATATTAATAGTTGAACCGAAATTACTTTATTTCAGAAATAGTTATAATAAAATGGAGATTTAAGCAAGTGTTCATACTTTGTGAAGAGTGTGTTATCCATTACTAGAATGCACAACAAATACAATGTTATGAGAAATACATCCTTAAGCCTTCGAGTACGTACCCGATTTTGATTTTGGAAAgattagttttagaaacttagGCTGCGATTGGTACCTAAGAATAAACCCAACTTATAATCTTTTCTTGACGACCTATATTCAAGAGTGGAACTCCTTAGAGTGGTTTTTGCCCGGATATGTTCTTGACCCATAGTCTAAGTGTTAAAAGTTTTTCAATTGTCTCAAAAATTGCTATTGGCAATCCGATTAGTAATACGACTAAGGCTGGAAATGTTACCTGCGCATTTTGGTCCTCGAAATTTCAACGCGCATATGCACGTAGCTGTGGTTCCATCATGAGTACATACTCCATGATTCTTGCAAGGGTTTGGAAAACAAGGAtcattttctaaaaaagaaaaggaaaaattcATGTGATGGTCTGTAACTAATGGTTCATTGGAATTCTTCTCTTGAGTTTTATCTTTGTGTAACTATTAGCACATTGTAGTGTCACATTGTACATTCTAAGACTATGTGAGTGACTTCATTGTTACGTTTGTGGAGAAGGATTCTGTAACAATTTAAACAATATCAATGAATGTTAGATCAGGTATTGCCATAAATAGAATATGTTAAGTGGAACATATCAAGCGAAAGGACAACTTACTTTCACAATTAGAACCAAGAAATCCTCGTTTGCATGAACATTTATAAAAAGGTTCTTCTTTAATGTTATGGCAATCTCCTTTGTTTTTGCATGGACATGGATTGCAGTAATCTTTTACTAAAATGTAGAATAATGCAGTACCGTACAATTCCTTTCTATCAACTTTAGGGTTACTGTTGTCGCATTCTTTACTACTGTCATTGGTAAAATTCAGCATATTATTATAGTCGCTTAACAAAAGCCAACCTAACTCATCcatatttgacattttaaaaataaaacatttttttgcaggcttttttgtttcagctgcgttttatttaaaatgaaacgCCTGTGCAATTACCAATTGGAAAACTGTTTAACTATTGCGCTATATTAGTTTTTTCTATTCAAAGTTTATGATAAAATACCATTGAACATGCCTAaccaaaaaaaatgatttagtaATAAATCTGCAGTTAGAGTACCAAGTTCGTCAAAACGAAACAGAGGTTAGAGAGAACATAAATCAAAGAGCAGACTCACGTTCACAATTTTTTCCATAATTTGATTCTGGACATATGCATTGGTAGTCGCTATTGTCTTTCATTGTAAAATACAAGCCGCCATTTTGACAAACATGGTTATGTATTGCTCCTAAACATTATTAAGACGATGGACTATGAGCACAATTATAGACTTCCATTAGCAACAAACACACACTATTTCATCATATTCATAAAGAAGAACAAACTGGGGCTATTCAGAAGTCCcaagtaaaaagaaaagaaaagccaGCATGTAGATTATGTTGgtccttatataaaaaaagcgtgtattgaaatcaacaataaaaaagtaaggaAATGTAATGATGTTTTGGTTTAAATGAGTTcttgtaaaattatttattgtacAAGATGTATTTTGACTGCTTGACAGAGGCTTAAGATTGGAAACTAAtgatttttaaatgtatatCCTATGAGgtttaataaaattattgtctgttttttaaataaattaacaatTATTTCAATGCGTCCtcataaatttttgaaacaagCAATATGTCCTATAAAATTACCCTAGCCACGTACCGTGTTCAACAGTTGTTTCATACGAAGTCGTAGAATGAGGATCTTGTACATGTATTGGAGGTTTATGGATGTGATGAACACCAGGTAATTTCATGTTTAAAGGTTCAGGAGATAAAAAACCACCATGCTCCACACCCTCTgtaaataaattattacatTAGCAGTGATAAAAAAGATGCAAAATTCTACCTTGTTGTTGAAAGTTTAAATTCAAATGTTAAATTctctgtttattttttgtattatacGAAAAGTGGGAACATAAAAGCGTGTTTCTCCACAACAAACTAAAAACAAGTTAGAATACAATACATTGTTTCAAGTCATCATCTTACTTATGGTCGGCAAGAATTTCAAATGCGTTTGCAattcaacatattttttttaaaaattagggaACTTATAAAAGCACGAGTTTAGAAAAGGAAAtatagtaaaaacaaaataagaacaatgcaagggttaattttttttcggaGAACAACCCTAACAACCCCATCAAATATATGTTAAATAGCCAGACAATTTCATGGAATTAACACTCTCGATTTTGCTTAGAAACTCGGTTTGTGAAAATTTATAACGTACATCCAACAAAGCGAAATAAAAAAACGCTCAAATTAGCTACGAGAAAATATTGAGAACAATTTCCAGGCTAAACTTTTTTAGCAAATAAGAATACAATATGCTTAAGCAAAATTCTTTATCCCAATTTTAGAATATGGTACAAAAAGTACACACAGTTGTATCTAATTAAATTCTCATATTTCAATGTGCTTGTCAAGAGGACACCAGTCAAAACGTGACGCAATACTACACTTacatgtatttttaaattttttatgtttacatctCTATTCCATCCAGGGGcgagttttaaataatttcatcccgggatgaaattattaaaaaccaGTGCGCATAAAACTCAGAATTAAACGCAGtttcatcccgggatgaaaTATTTATTCTGTTTACATGGACATTTGAGCATAGTTTCATCCCGGGTTGAAATTTCATCTCAGTCATTTTGACAGGGATGACCTTGCCCCGGGATGAGATTTTATCCCGCCTAAAACATGCTAACATTATAAAAACATTGGCCAGAGACAGGGATAGCCTCATATCGGAACTTAATTTTTCTGAGAATGGAGTgagttaaaacttaaaaaaagtcTCCAGCAAATGCACATCTTTCACTGATCACACGAATTGTGATTGTGATATTTCTTACAATAACAGTACCAAAAAAGGTCTCTACTCggcttaaacaaaaaaacacgtGGAAGACATTTATAAAACTATGTAATTTAGTGACTTTGCAGtaacagaaaaaagttttttaaaataaaacatgaaagtgATATATTTCTCAGTTGTCACAATTTCCAGCGCAGGGTATGTTTCAAAATGCTGTCATTTTAGGATTTGTGTTCATTTTCACGTTTAACGCGTTTTCAAAGTAGTGATTAAGCCGAAATTGTATTTATAACGCATCAAAATTAGTGCGTACTTAACATGATAATGCAACATTATTTCCGTGCTACAAAAGGCTACTTTTGATGGATTTGAACTTTATTTCACACAAGCCGCCACAATCACAAGTATTGACTTAAACTAAACCACCCATCAGCATGCATATTCTAAAATTCATGTCGTACCTTCTGTTTTTTCAATACCATGCTCATAAAGATGTTCAGGTTGATCATGGTGTATATGCATATGATGTGATTCGATATCTTGGGGAGGTAAGGAATGGTGCATATCATCCATCATTGGCATTGAATGCAGAGAATGCAGAGATTGCAGAGAATGCAATGGTCCTACAGGAATTTCTGTTTCACCTTCATTGTTCATTAAACCAAAGTTTTGAATATTTGGCATTGCACCAACTAAACCAATACCACCATGGTCTGTAGGTACAGCATTAACACGACCTAACGGTGTTCCAATCGGCTCTGTTGACATAAACATATTACCAAACTCTCCATTCTCTTCTCCTGCGTTCGGTACATGCAATAAATCCTCATTGTGTCGCATGTGCTCAAAATGTCTTTTATAACCTGGCCTATAATCAGGACGTTGACTATTGTACCTAGAGACAGTATCATAAGTTTTGGTTATATTGTATTCACCATCTTCGTCACCTCCAGGCCTTTGGAAATATTTTCTGTATAGGTGCCTGTGTCTTTTGTGAGATTTTCTGTGATTCTTTTTTCTTAGGTGGTGTTCCTTTAAATGTTTACGTCTGTGGTGTCTCCGGCTACACACCAGGGATAAATttattattaacaaaaacaaaaacagcaatATTGTGTATTTCATGTTTACTGTCTACTACTTCCTGTTATACTTCGGTTTTACGCTCGTGTCtaaatttctctatttttcgGTTTTatcctatttttctttttttcttaaaaccaACAATCACATCGTCATCAATGTATTGCCAAATTGCCAAATAAAAAACcacaaaataacttttatatatacatatattagaAAAACATACTATCTTTAGTTATCATGCTCAAGTGatatgtttaaaaatgaaaacctgctCATGTTTACTCTGTGTGCATTCATACAGATTAAGTTCACATCTTCCTTTCCAATCTCTTTCGGTATATTTTGAAAGGAAAGATATAGGAGGCATGTAAGCTAAGTTGTAAACCAATGCTAGATTTCGCTCAGATTCAAGACATATGTCGGATTTTTTGTCAATAAACTAAAAGCATCTTAAAATGTTCTGATTTCTTTATGTGAAGAAGTTTGGTCTGATTTGATGCATTTATCTCAGAAAGGTATCTCACAAGAAGTACGACCTATATAGCTATTATCATGTCCAAAAGTAAGAATATCCAGAGAGGGTGGCTTGAGTCTGACATTCAATTAAGCAATAAATCCAAATATTGTCGGCCAAGTcatttgtaaaattgttttctttctatGTTGTAATGTGTTCCAATGTTTTTGCACCCGCAAAAAGAAACTTCACCATTAAAATTAAGTTATGAGCAAGTTATAATTTTAGGCAAAATGTGGTGCTTCCTTTATGATGTGATCTATAAATAGATCGTAAGAATtaataaaatgtttgttttataatagtccaggagctcataacagaactttaggtcccattttctacaaaaggtttgaccctctaaataggttggtagtatcacggacaataaaaatcacatggtcagctgacccaatttgggggcgtttgggtcccaggcccctaaaattaccctaattcgagactcctatttggtcccataattctcaaagcttaaaagttagtaacgtgtgtcattatatgagagaatctgaaaaatgataaagcttaccgaaaaattgggtcttaagactgggtcagacccccctcaaagaccatatttaggaccttaatttgtccccataagctacaaactccaaattttgcacaaacattCTCTAACATAGTGTAATGTCAGTGGTCATAAAGCTGACCAAAAATTTGGGTCTCTTGGCCTAGTCAGACCGCGTCTCGCCCCATATCTCTATTTTTAATGCGGAGGAGAAGCAATAGAAAAACATTTGTCTTATTTCCAATGTGTTCAGGGCcttaacttatttttagaatttttttaaatagaatagAACGTTTTCGTCCAAATACAACAGGAAACCGACATAACAAACCAGACagtgaaagaaaaaagttaagaGAAGCAGTTATTTTGAAGCAAGTGAAGTAAAAACGTGAACAAATTACCGGGATATTTGCATATTAGACTATCAAATATAGAAAATTAGAAACTTTAGATAAAATGTGATAGATAGAAGATATGACAGGTAAAGATATATGTAATTATATCAAGTTTTTAGTTACTGCATGTTGTAGTCAGTTTCGgatgataagtcaaaaaaagttttaatagtctgttgttgaactgaattttttaaacatatattttgtcaatttttacttcATTGATTGAATTTCTCATTTCGTAGAATTTTCgaacaaagaaatattcaatAAGATCAATGAAAGCGATGGTAAGAGGAAAACATAATTAATTAGAATACATTAATTTAAGATAACCAATAACAAGTTATTATTGTGATATTTTGCAGATGTTGTAGCTACTGTAGATGACAATTTAAATGCAAATGGAAATACTGACAGTGATGGTAAGTTGAAGATGCTTTAATGTAAATGAGACCTTCTTTGATTTACATACTTGTTAGATTATGTTGAAGCCTTGTAAATATTAATTCCTTTGTACATTTTTACGTTCTAATTATATTAACTGATTTTTTACGCTATTTACAGAAGAATTACAATATATCTTCATATtaacgttttgttgttttgtatattatatttaagtgacatggcgtattgtatttatacaatatatttaatgttttatttaattaaatgctATCAgagcatttcttttttaatttgatatcgcTAACTATTGTCTGACCTGATCAAGAGACCGTAATTTTTGGTTTGCTTTTTGCCAAATCACAATAGTcttacaaaattttaagtttgtaCCTTATGAGGTCTAATTTGAGTCCCTGTTCAGATCTTTGTCTGACCTGCTGATAGGACCGCATTTTTTGGTAAGCTCGACCATTTATGTATTACATAGTTAGTATAGAACACAAATATTGAGTTTGGGCTTTGTAGTCATTGGTTTTTTTTACCctctaaaagttgtttaaaatagGGATTTGGGGCGAGACTTGGTCTGACTAGGCCAAGAGACCCAAATTTTTGGTCAGCTTTATGACCACTGACATTACACTATGTTAGAGaatgtttgtgcaaaatttggagTTTGTAGCTTATGGGGACAAATTAAGGTCCTAAATATGGTCTTTGAGGGGGGTCTGACCCAGTCTTAAGACCCAATTTTTCGGTAAGCTTTATCATTTTTCAGATTCTCTCATATAATGACACACGTTACTAACTTTTAAGCTTTGAGAATTATGGGACCAAATAGGAGTCTCGAATTAGGGTAATTTTAGGGGCCTGGGACCCAAACGCCCCCAAATTGGGTCAGCTGACCATGTGATTTTTATTGTCCGTGATACTACCAACCTATTTAGAGGGTCAAACCTTTTGTAGAAAATGGGACCTAAAGTTCTGTTATGAGCTCCTGGACTATAATCAATTCAACTTtcgtcatttttcaaaacttaacttttatttaaatttaactgACTTAGTGACTTGAGAATATGGCAAGaggaaaacaacaaattaaaacaaacgtTGTGAGAAAATAATGTAAACATACTAACAAGTgaataagttttaaattttaaaatgataaaGACCGTGTTTACAGCAAAAGTGAAAGTGTTTTTTGCCGTGGGGGAAGCATTTTTATTGTTCTGTTGTTTTTACTTAGTCAATAGATTTTGACATGTTAACATTCTATCCAATccacttttctttaaaactcAGGCCTGTtatgaaatgaaatgaaatttttttcccGCAATACTCAAGTCTATCAACGTGTAAAAGTGGAGAGAATTTATATTTCAAGTCGAAACAGCTGCAAACTAAATGAGCGATTCTCGCATCCTGTCTCGAGAATAACTTCTGGGAGTTTCTACTCATCAAACATTAGCGAATGCTTTGTTTTCGAGAGATTAACCTTCTTAGAAAGAAACGTTTATCTAAACATGTCTGAGCACAGGGGTAGGCGAAACTATTATCATATGGTTATATTTTTCAcgcattttgattggctaatctaCACGAAATATTTGCTGTGCATTCATTTTCTACCGCGAAACAAGTtgaatttttacttatttttcaattctatTCCAATTTGCAAaaagattatatttttttctgattgacTGTAAAAGCGTGGAAAAAGCTTATATTTATTTCATTGGTTGAGTGAAGCAATTGATGACTTGAAAAAGGAGAATTTTTCGGGAAGTTGATTCtaagataaaaaaacatatattataaAACCAACATAAATATTCATATAATGATTCGATAATTCTTTTGTTCGCATGCAGGCGTGTAGTCATCAAAGAGAGCCAGTGCTCTCCACCGTCGAGAATAGTAGAGTCAATAACACTTTAAAGGAGACTTGCGTTCAATTCGATTATTTACAATACGGAAATTtatcatctatattataatgcccgtatacgtctgtccgtctgtctgtctgtcacgcaaaatggtagcttagctgcgacgggcgaacccgtggattttttttcacgggctaataTATTAAATTACACAATTAATCAATTATCACTTAATTTGCTGTCGAACAAAGAAGTAGATTATCATCTAAACCGAGCATAAGATATTTTATTTGATATACTCGGTAATTTATTGTTTAATTTCAGTCATTGTTCATATGCTCGACTTATATGAGGAACTAATTACCGCATTTATCGTAAAATAAGTAAAATGAGCACATAACCAGTGCGCTAACTACTACATTAAAATTGGAAACATGGCACACACCTAAATCATCTTCCTCAAAAACAGTAtacaattacatttttttttgccgTTTTTCAAAGCTATGTATGTTACGCGTATTGTGAAAAATTTGGGAACTATGCCAGGTTAATTTCCAATTTATCACATTCCCTGAAACATCTTGCACTgtaaaacacacacacacacacatacaTAAAAGTGTGTACACATGTGCAAAAAATGTGATTAAGTAAATCACAACACCTGGGTCGAATCTACTTTGTTTGATTTTCTCATGAAAGCTCGTTTATTTGCAAATATTActcattatttttctaaatatgGAAGTTGTCGTTTCCCGTTAAATAAATTGAATGTAGTAAACAAAACGTACATTTTTGCTGCACGCTTTTTTGTAAGAAGCGTTATGTATAAGGCTGGTTGTTCATATATTTCAAACCACTTTCCCGTACGAtttgttcttataataataattataatagtaGAACACAACTTCAGAATTTTTTCCtcga from Hydractinia symbiolongicarpus strain clone_291-10 chromosome 6, HSymV2.1, whole genome shotgun sequence includes:
- the LOC130647454 gene encoding neurogenic locus notch homolog protein 3-like isoform X2 → MKYTILLFLFLLIINLSLVCSRRHHRRKHLKEHHLRKKNHRKSHKRHRHLYRKYFQRPGGDEDGEYNITKTYDTVSRYNSQRPDYRPGYKRHFEHMRHNEDLLHVPNAGEENGEFGNMFMSTEPIGTPLGRVNAVPTDHGGIGLVGAMPNIQNFGLMNNEGETEIPVGPLHSLQSLHSLHSMPMMDDMHHSLPPQDIESHHMHIHHDQPEHLYEHGIEKTEEGVEHGGFLSPEPLNMKLPGVHHIHKPPIHVQDPHSTTSYETTVEHGAIHNHVCQNGGLYFTMKDNSDYQCICPESNYGKNCELKDYCNPCPCKNKGDCHNIKEEPFYKCSCKRGFLGSNCEKNDPCFPNPCKNHGVCTHDGTTATCICALKFRGPKCAELNNCSPNPCKNSGTCIQESGEGRFSCECLTPFRGTICEKHSYCHMNPCMNGGICREAETKFECTCANGFSGPTCQDRVCLPNPCMNGGSCIEDGDKFKCVCLPWTSGSMCEESRPCLTKPCMHEGKCIDAYSGFHWSFGPMQYYCICKPPYNGMNCEQHACKNCHKNAHCQVDHCVCDEGYEGNGENCKKVDNPCHPNPCFNNGVCSEVADYCSGSACGFKCSCPAPFVPPLCKEKNPCDPDPCQNGECVVRGDSTFHCNCEYGFRGHLCQEKDGCNPNPCQHRGTCTSHNGTASCSCVGKWQGPFCKECGCPEKNIKGIPSLTCSQEGTCICPQGYTVDMRNGLCKRIEPEAISPCAVNPCSNGGTCIDITSTEYKCICPPGVTGKACQYRLVCNPGPCLNGGICKEKYGKFLGCDCPPGTIPPLCVKEGSSVNAVPGGGGGAGGGGGGGGSGGACTPNPCRHDGVCVANRGSYDCICPVRYTGPHCDVDRCGNCHKHAKCVNGHCKCEQGFIGNGYNCERDMCDMICVEWSTCVDGQCVCNPGYTKLHNQCVPHHYPKDD